In Vulpes lagopus strain Blue_001 chromosome 15, ASM1834538v1, whole genome shotgun sequence, the sequence CCAGGTACGTAGAAGGCCAGAATGACACAGATGTGGGAACTACATGTGCCAAAGGCCTTGGCCCGGGCCTCCCAGGTAGGCAGCTGCAGTACAGTGTGGGCAATGAGTCCATAAGAGCCAGCGATGCCCAGGATATCTATGCCTGACACGGCCAGTGAAAGTGCCAGCCCATACAAATTGTTAGCTTGTGTGTTGCCCACCACCAGCTCTACCACTGCCATGTGTGCACAGTAGGCATGGTCTATGGTCTTGGCTCGGAAGTACTCAAATCGCGCCaccagcagagggaaaggcacaACAATAGCCACAGCTTTCAAGGCCAGTGCCAGTGCTGCATAGCCTACACGGGCTTTGGTGATTAGGAGAGGGTAATGTAGGGGACGCCCTACTGCCACAGCACGATCACAGGCCATGGCCAACAGTACACCGGATTCCACAGCAGTCAGTGCATGAACAAAGAACATCTGGGCCAGGCAGGCACCGTATGGCATAGGCCGGGGCCCAAGCCACATCACAGCAAGCAACCCTGGGGCTATAGATGTGGCTAAGCCCAGGTCTGTGGCTGCCAGTGTGGCCAGGAGTAGAAACATGGGCTGCTGCAGTGTGGAGTCTATCTGCACCAATGCCAACAGTGTTCCATTGCCCAGCAGGGCCAGCAGATACATGGGCCCAAAGACCAGTGTCAGCCAGGCCTGGGTACCCCCTAACCCTGGAATGCCAGTCAGTATAAAGAAAGTGGGG encodes:
- the LOC121476628 gene encoding olfactory receptor 52W1; the encoded protein is MAEGPHLNSTFPRPTFFILTGIPGLGGTQAWLTLVFGPMYLLALLGNGTLLALVQIDSTLQQPMFLLLATLAATDLGLATSIAPGLLAVMWLGPRPMPYGACLAQMFFVHALTAVESGVLLAMACDRAVAVGRPLHYPLLITKARVGYAALALALKAVAIVVPFPLLVARFEYFRAKTIDHAYCAHMAVVELVVGNTQANNLYGLALSLAVSGIDILGIAGSYGLIAHTVLQLPTWEARAKAFGTCSSHICVILAFYVPGLFSYLTHRFGRHTIPKPVHILLSNIYLLLPPALNPLIYGVRTKQIRDRLLETFTFRKSQL